From a single Flavobacterium sp. genomic region:
- a CDS encoding DUF5675 family protein, translated as MESKIIRVAQGKESTLSQLYINGIFQCYLLEDKIREVKISSQTAIPKGVFSLKLNTHGAKNVDYKKAFGKLHEGMIEISGLPNFSFVYIHTGNTIKDTAGCPLCGFGFGFIDGNYQVSQSVAAYKMIYPKLVALAREPNNKIVIENNFQF; from the coding sequence ATGGAAAGCAAAATAATTAGAGTAGCCCAGGGCAAAGAAAGTACATTGAGCCAGTTGTACATTAACGGCATCTTTCAATGTTATTTGTTAGAGGATAAAATTAGAGAAGTGAAAATCTCTTCTCAAACTGCTATACCAAAAGGTGTATTTAGTTTAAAGCTGAACACTCACGGAGCTAAAAATGTGGATTACAAAAAAGCTTTTGGAAAGCTGCACGAAGGAATGATTGAGATTTCAGGTTTACCCAACTTTAGCTTTGTTTATATCCATACCGGAAATACCATAAAAGATACTGCCGGTTGTCCGCTTTGTGGTTTTGGTTTTGGGTTTATTGATGGAAATTACCAAGTTTCTCAAAGTGTTGCAGCTTACAAAATGATTTATCCAAAATTGGTAGCACTGGCAAGAGAACCAAACAACAAAATTGTAATTGAAAATAATTTTCAATTTTAA